The Prionailurus bengalensis isolate Pbe53 chromosome E2, Fcat_Pben_1.1_paternal_pri, whole genome shotgun sequence region atACAGCTAGTTTATAGAATGGAGATTTGAATCCAGATATCCAGACTCCAAAGCCATGCAACTGAGAGCAAGTGGAGGTAGACAAACAACTTTGTAGATGGCCAGTGTTGAAGGCTGAAGTCACTGGAGGCTGGCACCAGGGAAGGGGAGGCTCAGTCCACTCTCATCCACACCAGCACCCTCAGCAGAGtggggcggggtgtggggggaCTCAAGCCCTGAGGGGGGGTGTTCATTCATGCCGCCAAGGGCCTGAAACCAGGGCCCATTACAGGCTGGAAGCAGTCATCAACTCCACCAGCCTATGTCACGGTGGTCATCAGAGACCATCAggcttttggggtttttttcttgcatttctaaTTGCCTTTTCCCTCTTGCTATTCATTGACCAATCTAATATACATTGCCTTCTTTCCTGATATTCTGCACTACTATCATTCTGGGATGTCTTTTCATTGTTCTCCTAGGTTAGATCTATTGTTTCTTGGATTCCCCCATCATGCTCTTGGGCTCCTTTCTATTTTGCCGGAGTATATCCTCAAGCAATTTTTTACCAAAAGGATGAATTAAGAAGAGGTGTTTCCTCCCTAAACATCAGGAaacacctttatttttctctcatgccTGACTGGTAGTCTGGCTGGATATCCAATCTGAAGTtcgatatttttttttttagcactttagAAAGCATTGTTCCACTGTCTTCTCACATTTGGTGTTGTTGCTATGAAAACTAACATGGCCTaccctttatttttcattggaAGCTTTTGAGAAATTTCTCAGCCTTTTTGCAATCCTTTTATTAATCTTTGAGAATTTGGTCAGTCACATTTTAATGTATAAGAACTTCTTCTCTGAACACTTATCACaatatcttgtttgtttgttcaaatGAAGTCATTTCCTGAATCTCTCTGATGCActaaatgcttttttaatttttgtcatcaAGTCTCCTCTTTCTGGAACTATTTCTGCTTCTTTGAGctacaagcaggctctgcgggtGTCAGTGAGGCTTGCTGACTGGCAGGCTTGGTTTTAGCATGCCCAGGTGGGGACCTAGCAGGCAGGTGTGGCCCACCCCTCAGTGTCAAAACCAAAAGGGCCCTCCTCTGACCCTTTTCTGCGAGCCCTGGCCCCTCCAAGACTGGTTACTCCATTTCTTCTGAGACATCTCGCAGCCTCAGCCTGGGGGGAACTGGCGATGTTGTGAAGGAGGCCAATATGACGATCATGAGGTTCTTCTACAGTTACGTCTTCTATCACTCCCCATCCTGGTTTCTGTGACCACCTCCTCTTCTGTTCTCTCATCCTGACTCCcccaaccaaaccaaaacaaaataagacagaaCCCCCAAAGTCTCTACTTTTTTGATCTGAGCTGTGGCTTCTTCTCTTCCCATTTACCCATCAGTGTGATTCGACCCATTCCAGTATTCCAGAAAAATGTTGTAACCTCTCATCCATTGATGTGCTGTCCAAGCCATCCTCCCCCACACCAATTCTCACTCCTTTTATtaagtttttccttctttgtctttcttgagTTTCTTTCAGTAGATTCTCAGGAGGAAGAACAGGTAAATGCATGTGCTCAGTCTACCATCTTGAGCCAAAATTCCAGGCTAGGCTTTTTAGtggtattaattttttatctttacaaCAACCCTGCAGGATAGGGATTCTTATCTCCATtatacaggtgagaaaactgagactcaaagaagtTAAAGATCTCTTCCCAAACTCAGCCAGGACTAGTTGAGAGAGACGCTTGAAGACCACGGAGTAAGTAAGAtaagtggcgggggggggggggggtgtaataTGCCGAAGGGAAAAGTGAGCAGACTAGTTACAGGTGGCCATGAGCAGTAAAACTTGAGCAACGTGAGGAAACACCAAGGAAACAGATTTTACATCAAGATAAAGAAGAGTTTTGTCAAGGAAGAGCTGCTGAGAGCAGGAAGGTAGTGTGTCAGGAGGCTGGCACATTACACATTGTGTGCTTGTACTACCGAAGGGACAACGGAGAGCCCTGAGAGACTGTGACAGAGTCTGCACCTGCTCAGGACATTCTCCAGCTTCGATGGAAACCAGAGGAAGGCTTGGTGGGGAAGCAATGAAATGCAGGTCACAGGATGGGGAAGGAAGTTCCTCCTGTGGACTGCAGGGGGCGCTCGAGGTCCAGAGGCAGGTGCCGAGGAGTGTGCCCTGAGCCCTGGGCACTGTGCAAAAGTTGAAGTCCTGATTCCCGCCTCAGTCTAGCTGGGTTTGAGGCCCAAGAGATCCCAGAAAGAGCTTAGAACCCTAGACACGGCTGCAAAGAAGATAAATGAGGCAAAACTTTCCAAGGGCCCATTAAAAGGCAATGTGTAAGCCACCCAGATTCCCAGGACAATGTACGTCTAAGAACCATGAAATCCTCATTTGTCCCAGTAACTTCATTTCTGGAAACCTGTCTAAAGAATTTGCCACAAAttcaagggaaaataaaaaagcatcattcaggggcgcctgggtggctcagttggttaagcctccaatttcaattcaggtcatgatctcacagttcaagagtttgagccctagatcaggcttgctgctgtgagcacagggcctctctctctctctgcctctctgtttctctctctcaaaaataaataaatatttttttaaaaaagcgtcACTCACACAAGAAGGTTCATTGTAGTACTATCCACAATTGTGAAAAACTGGAAATGGCCTCAAGTCTACGAAATCATTCAAGTAAGCAATGGCCCTCACACATAACAACAGGATATGATACAgccaataaaagtgaaaaaaacacaggaaataattaTGGTAAAATCTTAAGTAAATATTAGGCTCCAAATGAGTtacacagtaattttttttcttttaaaaagaagccacacaggggcacctgggtggctaagtcagtttaGGCattcaattctctttttttaaatttttttttatgtttattcatttttgacagacagagacagagcacaagcaagggtggggcagagagaaagggggccacagaattggaagcaggctccaggctctgagctgtcagcacacagcccaacgtggggcttgaactcacgaaccgtgagatcatgacctgagccgaagtcggatgctcaaccgactgagccacccaggcgccccaaggcattcaattcttgattttggcttaggtcatgatctcacagttggtggaatccagccccacatccggctctgggctggcagcatggagcctgcttgggattctctctctgcctccctttttctttgcaccactccccaccccctcactggctcgtgctctctctctctctcaaaataaataaacattaaaaaaaaataaataataaataaataaaataaaaaagaagccacacaatatacaaaatatggAAATGAAATATGCTACAATGTTAGCAGTGGTTGTGTTCAAATAcagataaaagataatttttccttttccatctttctatttctctgaatttttctaaatttactgaagtagcatttttttaaaataaacaaatactgtttgaaaaggggaaaaaaatgtatccttTGAGCCAGCAATTCTAGTTTAAGGAATGTTGTATACTCAGGAAAAAAGTCATGAATCTACACACACAAAAGCTACCAAGATGTTTATCACATCAAGGGTTATGATAGTGAATATCTGGAAATGAGAAAAGTGTGTCAGAGGAGGGGACCGCTTAAGGAAATTGTGGAATAAacctactaaaataaaatggtagaaatGAAACTAATTTCATGGACAGATGTTCGTAATCTACtgagaagcaaggaaaaaaagtaatttataaatcAGTGTATATTGCAggcttctatttttatatttgaaaggactgtatatgtattttttttaattttttcaaaatatctacactaaacaaagaaggaagaagagggaggggggagccaGACCCAGATGTTTTTTAATCTGAGGTACAGATGGCCTGAattgtacaatttatttttagaagcaaGGAAAAGGCAGAGTACTTGAAACAGTGGTGGAAAATTTGGGCCATGTGACTCCAGTTCAATATGCATTCTCTAAATGgaggcttccctccctctccacgTCCAGCCTCACCCTCAGCCTCCCCGTGGCAAGTGCTCTCACTTACTTTCTCATATGTCAGTCCCCAGATACCTTAGTCAAGGAAGCAGGGCTAGGCATGACTCTCCACATTTGACAGAGGACGAATCAGAGGTCCAAAGACGCCAGCTGGTGATGAGGCCGGGGTTGGAAAGCGGGTGTTCTGATTCCCCTGGCTCCCTTCCCTATATGTCTGAGTTCCTACAAATCACCCTGGAGTTGCTATAGGATAAACAGCAGGGCGTCTCCACCTCAGCACTAGCAACATGTGAGATTGTTTGGGGAGCCTGTCCGTGCTTTGCAGGAGGCTTaggagcatccctggcctctaccccaTTAGACCCCAGTAGCATCCCAACCCAccccaccgccaccgccaccgccaccgacACGATGTGACAACTAAAATGTtttcagacattgccaaatgtctcctgggggcAAAACTGCCCAACAGGAGAGAAATACTGAAGGAAGGTGAGATGTGGCACAGAACTTGGAACGCTGGATCAAGCTGCTCTGGGGCTGTTTCTGGAAAAAGGCGATGCTGCCTGTCCCCAGACGTGGCAgcaggtggtggtggagggggtctaataaggaagggagagagagaggaggggagattGGTTTATGCAGAAAGGCAGGGGCCCCAACTTGCTATGCTCTCTCTTGACAGCACTTGGCTTACTAAGTGTAGATTTCTTATTAAATGCTTCCTTGCCCAGACAGTGGGTTCTCAGAAAAGACAGGTGTTGTCATTGTCCTGCTCTCCTTTGCACCTGCCATTCCTAGCACAATGTCTGGATTAAggcagtgctcaataaatgtttgtgacaTGGAAGGAGAGAATTCACCATCAAAACACTCATTTCACAAAGCAGGATGGTGGGGGCCACAGGGCAACTTCATTAGTACATATAGCATTTAACCTGACTCTTCATGACCTGGCCTTCAAGGGGTCTCATAAAAAGGGGTGACCCCAAGGTCAGTTCTCACGCTGATTCATTCACTCACCCTTCAAAGACATTTCGGGTGTGCAGGGAGCTTGCTAAGcacagaagggaggagaggaatgaAACTCCTCTGTCAGCCTCTGCCTTTAGGGACCTCTGAGTCTGTCAGGGAGACTGTAGGACTACCCACTCTCCTCTCCTACAGGGGAGAAAATACCTAGGCAAAACCCCATAGGAGTTCCAAGAAGGGTGGTTATGTCTGGCTGCAGGCAGGACTGAAGACTTCCCGAAGGAGGCAGCATTGAAGCAGGGCCTCGAAGGATATGTaggattttaagcaggaaaaaatTGTGGGCAGGACATTTCAAGAAGGCCTAACAGTATGCACAGAAGCACGAAAGCAGGAAAGCTTAGGGGGATATTTTGGGAATAGCGTGGATTACATTTAGTTGCCAGTGTAGGTGAGGGCCAGACTCTGCATGGAAAAGTAGGCCAAGGGGAACTGGAGTCCATCATTTACTAGTTCCAGCTCCCAGAAGATTGCTGAACACAGAAGTGTTCATTGAGCACTGTTTGTTGAGCGCCTATGACACGTTAAGCAATCTGCATGAAGAATCTCACTGAACGTTCACTATAACCCAAGCGGTAAGGAGCATGATTAACCCCAATGAATCGCTGAGGGAAACAGGAGATTCAGAATCAGGTCTGTCTGACACCAAAGCCAGTCACTCTGAAGGACTTCAGTCTTCACTCACTGCATGTAGGAAGAAGATTCTGGCAGTAATGTCAGGGTGGTGTGGGTTTTGTGAGCAGTGCAGGACCCCTGTCGCCCTGCTGTGGTTGCCCAGCAGACCCCCAGAGTGTCTCCTGCAGTTTGGGAGGGCTTTCTCCTGCCCCAGCTATAACGGACCCTTCCCTCGTCATAACCCATCCTCTGCCCTGAGCCACAGAGCTTCTGCCCCCAACACGCACAAGAGCTTCCACAATCGGTGGCCCCTGAACTCCAACCCACCAAtgcccagctcagctcagcttgAGCCTCGACTCCCTCAGGGACAGCAGACCACCTCTGTTCCTATTCTACTGAGGAGCCCCTTGGGGAAAACTCTTAGAGGTAGGAGTAAACCCCAGGAATCAGGGTATTGGCACAGTTGCTGGGGTCAACCTGGCCACCTTCTGAAACCTGGAAGCTTGGAGGCTGcctttccctgcctctgcctcccaaCACTTCCCATCCCACCCGTGTGATCAGAGAGAACAGAATCTCCTCGTGGCCTTTAGGACCCACACAAAAGGGGCCAATGCCTGGCTAGGAAGGGcgcaggagggcaggggagacagaACCAGCAGCCAAGTTGGACGTGAGCACTCAGGGGAGTGCTTGGTATATGTGCCTGGTATAGGGCAACATTTCCCTGACTTCTGTCCTTCGAGAGCCACCTACACGATTTTGGGCATAACCGCCTATCACCTGGTCTATTATTACACTTAAATTTATGTTAAAAGGACATCTTGTATCACTACTAAGGAGGAGAGACTGAATCACTTGCCATAAACAGAAGGTAACCATGGAGACAGAGGGTTATTACATTTCTAGGTAAGTTGTTCTATGGCCTGCTGAggctccttcccccacccctctcctgacTCCTTACCCTCTCTGTGACCAGGGCCCCTTCTGTCTCAGCTGCCCCTGTGGATAAAACTGCTCGCTTAACATTCCTTCTACTAATAAAGCCAGATCTCCCCAAGAAACGACTTTATTTGCAGATAAGCGTATTCGTAAACTCTCTCGGTATACCACCGTCTCCCCAGGCTCCCGAACTCCTGGTCAATTGTTCAGTCCCAGGATAGTCAATTAGGAGACCCTTTGAGGGCAATGCAAGAGTCTAATGCTTGCCAGGATCCATTTCAGCCAGGGGTGGGAATTGCTGGACTCCTCACCTTTTTCTGAGATCAAATGGGGATTTTCTGCCCATTAGTGGATCACCCTGCCTGATCTCCACCCCTCAGCCTACCTGTTCTCGCCTCCTGGCCCCAATCTAATTGGAAAGAAAACCGTCTTCGTGCACTCCCTTCTCCCCGGAAGCCCTGGGGTTGGGTGTGGGAGCCCAACAAGAGGACGAATGGCTGTGATTTAGCTGGATCTGGCTGACACCTGGAATCCTGTGTCTGATGGAGGCAGCAGCAACTCAGGGAGCACAGAGCTGAGGCGGACAATGGAGCTGGGTGTCCTGAAGGAGACATAGGGATCCCAGGCTCCCTGCAGCATCCTCACCCGACCTCCCCAGGCTCACACTCACTCTTAAATGGGAAAAGCCAGCAAGGTTAGGGCCCTGCCCAGAAAGTCTTCCAAGTGTCATCCAATTTAAGCCTCAGACAAACCTATGAGGTAGGAattactattatccccatttaggAATCATAAATGGGAGCCCTTGAGCAACCCAAGGCACAGAAATATTAAGTAACATGTTAATAACTTACCACATTGCTAGTAGATGGCAGGGGCAGACTGTGAACCCAGCCAGCTTGACTTGagagccattcattcatttattcattccgtAAATGTGTCTTGAATGTCTCCCATATACAggacactgttctaggcacttcgGACCTGTCAGTGAACAAAAGCAATGATCCCTTATAGGCTTGTGTTGCTTACATTCTAGCAGAGGTGACCGACTGTGCATAAACTTCACAAGCAAgtcaattatttttgtttgtcagACGGTGTTAAATgctgtgaaaaaagaaaagatagagcAAGGTATGAGGGATCAGGAGTCCTGGCGGTTTGGGGTATGTGTTGCGATTTTAAGTAGGGTGATCACGGTGGGCTTCCTGGAGACAGTGAGATTTGAGCAAAGActtagaagcaaagaaagaaaagagggagccCTGTGGATACCCCGGGGGGAGGCGCAGCACGGGCAGGAGCACAGACAAATCATTTTAGGCTGTGAGAATTAATGAGAGGACAGAGGGGAATAAAGGTGGGCATGAGGGGGACTCGCTGCAGGGACACACGTATCCAAAATGTTCTTTGGAGCTCAGAGAAGCTGAGAACTGAGGGATGAGGGCCAGCCATGTGAAGAATCGGGGCTAGGTAATGTGTTTCAGAAGGATGTTGTGGTTTTCAGACCCTTCCATATCCTGGCAACCCTTGGATGTGCTGGGTACACGAGTCAGTACATacgtgcatatacacatacacgtgtATAGATACAGAACACAACCACATATACATGgatctgccttttttaaaaatctttttaagttggtttattttgagagagcgggcaagcaggggagggccacagagagagggagagagagaatcccaagatgacagtgaggagcccgccatgagatcatgacctgagccgaaaccaagagtcagaggcttaaccaactgagccacccaggcgcctggtgGATcttgatatgatatatatattatgtatataataagCACTTATGTTCacatatttattataagaattggctcacacaattatggaagctgagaagtcccacaatctgtCCTCTGAAAACTGGAAAACCAGGAAAGTTGTGGTATAATTCGGCCTCAGTCTGGAAGCCTGAGACCCAAGAACACCAATGTCTGAGGGCGGGAGAAGATGGATGTCTCCGCTCAGGCAAAGAGCAAATTTGCCCTCTCGTCCTATTGGTGCCCGGAACAGATCCAATGATGCCCACCCACTCTGGTGAGGGCGATCTTCTTtattcagtctaccaattcaaatgctaatctcttcggGAAACAttctcacagacacactcagaaataatgttttacagctctctgggcatcccttagcccagccGAGTTCACACACAAAATCACCATcccagggaggtgaggaggggggggggggagggggtagactGCTCTCCCACAACTGAAACCTCAATCCCAAGGAAGTCTGAGAGGCCTGAGGGGGAAGGGCGGGGGCAGCTCTGGCTGAATGTGTTGGCATGGATAATTCGCTCGCTCGCACTGAAAGTCCTAGATATTGAAGCTTTGAGGACTATAGGCAATTCCAGCCGCAGGGGCCAGAGTACCCTTAGgcaacatgaaaacaaacaagcaggaaATAAACCATACTGCTAGGGTTGGTGAGGCTCAGTGACCTGAAATTGCATGAAGCCCATGTTGAGAACCAACCTGGACTTCACATAATACCTTGAGGTTTCACATGATAGCGTCTCCTGGGACTCTTGGTTCTCCTCTTCTGGTTTTCTCCTGTTCCACCATTACTGAAGCTTCCACTCACAGACCAACACATGCGAGACCTGCAAAGCCAGGGAAACCAGCTAACTCAACTCCTCAGATGAGGCCATGTGGAGGCCTCTGGGGCAGCTCATATCTTGGAGGTGGGTGGGTTTCCAACATTTGaaacatttgaaacaaatttCCAACATTTGAAAATGCTTGTCCAGCTCTGATTTAGAACAGAGGCTCACTCTGCTCGGGGCGACATTTGGAGCAGTGCTCAgtctctgagtctcagtctcCCCCACTCAGCAAAACCAGTCTGAAGGCTCACCAGACTTGCCTTCCTTGGGGGGCAGCCAAGGGATCACCTCTAAAGGGGGAGGGATGCAGGTGCTAAGGGGGTGTCTCCTTAAAAGAAGTAgaggggctcagtaggttgggcatccagcttcagctcaggtcatgatctcaaggttcgtgggttcgagccccacgttgggctctgtgctgacagctcggagcctggagtctgctttggattctctctctctctctctctctctctctctctctctctttctgctcttcccccattcatgctctgtctttcaaaaataaataaacattaaaaaaaattttttttaaagaagtggaaGCTAGGGTGGGAGAAGTGATAAGAGCTCTTTGGAGGGCTTGCAGAGGAACCTCCACTCTTGGGCAGGCCACAGATGctcccctccagcctccaccTTTCAAACACTTAACTGCAGTGATCCTGAGATAACTtttgttccttcctccttccttccttcttctcttttcttttttttctttctttccttccttcctttctattattctctcttttttaaactctGTCTCTAGATAAGCCTTGTCCCTATGAAACCTGATGCAACTTTGCGAAAGGTGTTTGCACCACAAGCAGGTAAAGTGAGGCCTCCCCATGGGGGTCACCACGGGACTGACTGTCTGAAATGCCACCATGAGCATCGTTTCTTCTCCTTCTATAGCCTTTGACCAGTGGTCTGGTGCTTTCCTTTGCTCCTCTGTGTCCTGGGGATTGAGTGTCTTCATTTGCTGAGCAAGGACGGTGAGGCTCATAGGAAGGATGTGAACTGTTCTGGGTCTGGCTTGTGGTGGCTGCGGGCCACATCACTACAATCTCTGTCTCCTGTGGTTGGTCACACTGTCTCCTCATCTGTCTATCCTCTGTGTGTCTTATAAgaacacttgtcattggatttagggcccaatCCAGGATGATcacatctcaagatctttaattcaatgacatctacaaagaccctttttccaaataagggaacagtcacaggttctgggattCGACATGGATATCTTTTGGGGACCACCTTTTCAGCCTGCCACAGGCTGAAAGGGACTCCGCAGAAGGAAGAGATAAAAGGAAAGCTGCTTCCCTGTGAAGCTGGGATGCAGCCACCTAGTGccaccccctcttccccccacccctcccatcagTCACCCCAGCGCTGTCCTTTAGGCTTCCCAGAGCCAGCCCCTCCCAAAACCAATTTGCAAGGCCCTTCCACTGGTGTTAGGATTATTTTCCTATTTGATAAGAGATGAGGGAATGGGGTCCCAGCGCAGCAGGGTGCTCAGCACCCCATTTTGACTAACCTGGCGCCCCAGAATCCTAGAATaagaagagaggcagggaagggccgGGAAACATGCCACGCCGCCCTTTGAGGAGAGAAGTGCGCACTCTCTGTCCTGGGCGGCTGCAGCGGCGGACCGGTCCCCAGCGGTGCACACGGCGGCACGCACACGGACGAGCGGgaagtgtccccccccccccccccccccccgccccgtgcacGCGGCGGGAAGCGGCCCCGGGCGGGGAGTTCAGGAGCGCCGCGCGCACCCGGTAGTGCACGCACGCGGctgctgggtggggtggggtggggggagcgccCGGCCGGGcacagggcgggggaggggggacggcTGCCGCAATGCGCGCCTCCGCCTAAGCCTGTGTGCCCAGATGGAGAGAGGGGGCGCCGTGTGCGAGCCGGCTGTGCATGCGCGCCCCCGCCTGGGGCTATAAAAGCCTCGCCACCTGCTGCCACTAGTGCGTCCAGTTGCCGGGAGAAGCCAGTTCACCTCCTCCAGCGGCAGCTCCTCTGGACATGGACCCCGAGACCTGCCCTTGCCCTACTGGTgagcccccgcccccatcctgcGCACAGAGCGCCCCTGACTTGCAAGGAAACGGATGCCCAACGCCTGGGCTGAAGGACCTTGGGGGGACGGGACCCTCCATGTTTGCCATTTTTAACGTCGTTGAAGAGTAGACATGGCTATATCCCACAAGGCACTGAGATTTGGCACCCCACCTCCTCCTTTATGCCTGGCCGCACCCCACTTTTAGCACCTTAACCCTTCCTGTGGCGTCCGCCCTTCTAGGTGGTTCCTGTACCTGCAACGGCTCCTGCAAGTGTGAGGGATGCAAATG contains the following coding sequences:
- the LOC122494315 gene encoding formin-like protein 14 produces the protein MPTHSGEKCALSVLGGCSGGPVPSGAHGGTHTDEREVSPPPPPPPPRARGGKRPRAGSSGAPRAPGSARTRLLGGVGWGERPAGHRAGEGGRLPQCAPPPKPVCPDGERGRRVRAGCACAPPPGAIKASPPAATSASSCREKPVHLLQRQLLWTWTPRPALALLVVPVPATAPASVRDANAPPARRILMDSYDGDLLPWSKPSPQNLKLLLLLPGGV